In Phocoena phocoena chromosome 12, mPhoPho1.1, whole genome shotgun sequence, the following proteins share a genomic window:
- the UNC93A gene encoding protein unc-93 homolog A: protein MERGLKNILVLSFGFLLLFTAYGGLQTLQSSLYSEEGLGVAALSTLYGGMLLSSVFLPPILIKKLGCKWTIVIAMCCYVTFTLGNFYASWYTLIPTSILLGLGAAPLWSAQGTYLTIMGNTHAEKRGKVGRDVVSQYFGIFFLIYQSSGVFGNLISSLVFGQTPAQGTIPEEQLLPCGASDCLMATASTNSTSRPSQELIYTLLGVYTGSGFLGILLTAVFLEPVKDAQQKSEGEKQASPFWSTLLSTVKLFRDKRLCLLVLLPLYSGFQQAFLAGDYTRSYITCALGIQFVGYVMICFSAVNALCSVLYGKLAQYTGRTALFALGATIHLSCIIGLLLWKPHPRQLPLFFVFPGLWGAADAVWQTQNNALFGVLFEKNKEAAFASYRLWEALGFVIAFGYSMFLCVSVKLYVLLGVLSLAMAAYGTVEYLGSKKVARQLTEEQTKPAEEGVTQTKT from the exons ATGGAACGAGGCCTGAAGAACATTCTGGTGCTTTCCTTTGGATTTCTGCTTCTCTTTACTGCCTACGGGGGTCTGCAGACTTTGCAG AGCAGCCTGTACAGCGAGGAGGGCCTGGGGGTGGCGGCACTCAGCACGCTCTATGGCGGGATGCTGCTGTCCTCCGTGTTCCTGCCGCCCATCCTCATTAAGAAGCTCGGCTGCAAGTGGACCATCGTCATCGCCATGTGCTGCTACGTGACCTTCACCCTGGGCAACTTCTACGCCAGCTG GTACACACTGATCCCCACTTCCATCCTGCTGGGACTTGGAGCGGCCCCGCTGTGGTCCGCGCAGGGCACCTACCTCACCATCATGGGAAACACGCAcgcagagaagagaggaaaggttgGCAGAGACGTGGTCAGCCAGTATTTTGGCATCTTCTTCCTCATATACCAGTCGTCTGGTGTGTTTGGCAACCTGATCTCGTCTCTGGTGTTTGGCCAGACACCCGCTCAAG GGACCATCCCGGAGGAGCAGCTCCTGCCCTGCGGGGCCAGTGACTGCCTCATGGCCACGGCGTCTACCAACAGCACCAGCCGTCCCTCCCAGGAGCTGATCTACACCCTGCTGGGCGTCTACACGG GGAGCGGCTTCCTGGGGATCCTGCTCACCGCCGTGTTTCTGGAGCCCGTAAAAGACGCTCAGCAGAAAAGTGAGGGAGAGAAGCAAGCGTCACCGTTCTGGTCCACTTTGCTGTCGACGGTCAAGCTGTTCAGAGACAAGCGCCTCTGCCTCCTGGTCCTGCTGCCGCTGTACAGCGGGTTCCAGCAAGCCTTCCTGGCCGGCGACTACACGCGG TCCTACATCACTTGCGCCCTGGGGATCCAGTTCGTGGGCTACGTGATGATCTGCTTCTCCGCCGTCAACGCGCTGTGCTCCGTGCTGTATGGGAAGCTGGCCCAGTACACGGGCAGGACCGCTCTCTTCGCGCTAG GTGCCACGATCCACCTGTCTTGCATCATCGGCCTCCTGCTGTGGAAGCCTCACCCCCGCCAGCTGCCTTTGTTCTTCGTATTTCCGGGCCTCTGGGGCGCGGCTGACGCCGTCTGGCAGACACAGAACAATG CTCTTTTCGGGGTCCTGTTTGAGAAGAACAAGGAGGCCGCCTTTGCCAGTTACCGCCTGTGGGAAGCCCTGGGCTTCGTCATCGCGTTCGGATACAGCATGTTTCTGTGTGTCAGCGTCAAACTCTACGTCCTCCTGGGCGTCCTGAGTCTGGCCATGGCGGCATATGGAACTGTCGAGTATCTGGGGTCCAAGAAGGTGGCCAGGCAGCTCACCGAAGAGCAGACAAAACCAGCTGAGGAAGGAGTAACACAGACAAAAACGTGA